A section of the Osmia lignaria lignaria isolate PbOS001 chromosome 3, iyOsmLign1, whole genome shotgun sequence genome encodes:
- the Traf4 gene encoding TNF receptor associated factor 4 isoform X4, producing MGSIVYCIHHKDGCKWSDELRKLKAHLNTCKHDAVPCSNKCGAMIPRVLMEDHLKYTCAQRRARCDFCAKEFTGHTLEKHTGTCGYEPLYCENKCGMKVQRRHLSQHKLGECAKRLVACRYCNKEFVFDTLGAHHAKCGRFPVACPHRCETAVLPREDLEVHLKDHCTTHLLSCTFKDAGCRFKGNRFSLDKHLEESAKMHLSLMCSVVTKQQHQITSLKSAISKLSLNYTGTLIWKITDYSAKMSEAKAKEGMELVSPPFYTSQYGYKLQASVFLNGNGTGEGSHISIYIKILPGEYDALLRWPFSHSVSFTIFDQTVVAEKACNIVESFIPDPTWKNFQRPSREPDSLGFGFPRFVSHEMVKKRHFVKDNTMFIRVKVDPSKIVAV from the exons ATGGGATCAATTGTGTACTGCATACATCACAAAGATGGATGCAAGTGGTCAGATGAACTTCGAAAATTGAAG GCTCACCTGAATACCTGCAAGCACGATGCGGTTCCCTGCAGCAATAAATGCGGCGCAATGATCCCTCGTGTACTCATGGAGGACCATTTGAAGTACACTTGCGCTCAACGACGAGCTCGCTGCGACTTCTGTGCCAAAGAATTCACCGGTCACACACTCGAG AAACACACAGGAACATGCGGTTACGAGCCATTGTACTGCGAGAACAAATGCGGCATGAAGGTGCAAAGAAGGCATCTCAGTCAACACAAACTGGGCGAATGTGCGAAAAGGCTGGTAGCCTGTCGTTATTGCAACAAAGAGTTTGTTTTTGACACGCTAGGTGCCCATCACGCCAAGTGTGGCCGTTTTCCAGTCGCTTGTCCTCATCGTTGTGAAACTGCAGTTTTACCAAGGGAGGATCTCGAAGTCCACTTGAAGGACCATTGCACCACACACCTTTTGTCTTGTACCTTCAAGGATGCTGGGTGTCGTTTCAAG GGAAATAGATTCTCATTGGACAAGCACCTGGAAGAATCAGCAAAGATGCACCTGAGCCTGATGTGCAGTGTAGTAACCAAACAGCAGCACCAGATAACCAGCCTGAAATCAGCAATTAGCAAGTTGTCGTTAAATTATACAGGCACGCTAATATGGAAGATCACAGATTACAGTGCGAAAATGTCCGAGGCAAAGGCCAAGGAGGGAATGGAACTTGTCAGTCCTCCATTCTATACTAGTCAATATGGTTATAAGCTACAG GCGTCAGTTTTCTTAAATGGAAATGGAACCGGCGAAGGAAGTCACATCTCTATATACATAAAGATTCTTCCCGGAGAGTATGATGCTCTGTTGCGATGGCCATTTTCTCACAGTGTATCTTTCACTATATTCGATCAGACGGTGGTGGCAGAGAAGGCTTGCAATATCGTGGAAAGCTTTATACCGGATCCAACATGGAAGAACTTCCAGAGGCCAAGTCGTGAACCCGATTCTCTTGGTTTTGGTTTCCCTCGATTCGTTTCCCATGAAATGGTCAAGAAACGGCACTTCGTCAAAGACAATACCATGTTTATACGAGTTAAGGTTGATCCTAGTAAAATTGTGGCTGTTTAG
- the Traf4 gene encoding TNF receptor associated factor 4 isoform X3: MDKAPIITDENFQDLEAEKAIMGSIVYCIHHKDGCKWSDELRKLKAHLNTCKHDAVPCSNKCGAMIPRVLMEDHLKYTCAQRRARCDFCAKEFTGHTLEKHTGTCGYEPLYCENKCGMKVQRRHLSQHKLGECAKRLVACRYCNKEFVFDTLGAHHAKCGRFPVACPHRCETAVLPREDLEVHLKDHCTTHLLSCTFKDAGCRFKGNRFSLDKHLEESAKMHLSLMCSVVTKQQHQITSLKSAISKLSLNYTGTLIWKITDYSAKMSEAKAKEGMELVSPPFYTSQYGYKLQASVFLNGNGTGEGSHISIYIKILPGEYDALLRWPFSHSVSFTIFDQTVVAEKACNIVESFIPDPTWKNFQRPSREPDSLGFGFPRFVSHEMVKKRHFVKDNTMFIRVKVDPSKIVAV, encoded by the exons AATTTCCAGGACTTGGAAGCAGAAAAGGCAATAATGGGATCAATTGTGTACTGCATACATCACAAAGATGGATGCAAGTGGTCAGATGAACTTCGAAAATTGAAG GCTCACCTGAATACCTGCAAGCACGATGCGGTTCCCTGCAGCAATAAATGCGGCGCAATGATCCCTCGTGTACTCATGGAGGACCATTTGAAGTACACTTGCGCTCAACGACGAGCTCGCTGCGACTTCTGTGCCAAAGAATTCACCGGTCACACACTCGAG AAACACACAGGAACATGCGGTTACGAGCCATTGTACTGCGAGAACAAATGCGGCATGAAGGTGCAAAGAAGGCATCTCAGTCAACACAAACTGGGCGAATGTGCGAAAAGGCTGGTAGCCTGTCGTTATTGCAACAAAGAGTTTGTTTTTGACACGCTAGGTGCCCATCACGCCAAGTGTGGCCGTTTTCCAGTCGCTTGTCCTCATCGTTGTGAAACTGCAGTTTTACCAAGGGAGGATCTCGAAGTCCACTTGAAGGACCATTGCACCACACACCTTTTGTCTTGTACCTTCAAGGATGCTGGGTGTCGTTTCAAG GGAAATAGATTCTCATTGGACAAGCACCTGGAAGAATCAGCAAAGATGCACCTGAGCCTGATGTGCAGTGTAGTAACCAAACAGCAGCACCAGATAACCAGCCTGAAATCAGCAATTAGCAAGTTGTCGTTAAATTATACAGGCACGCTAATATGGAAGATCACAGATTACAGTGCGAAAATGTCCGAGGCAAAGGCCAAGGAGGGAATGGAACTTGTCAGTCCTCCATTCTATACTAGTCAATATGGTTATAAGCTACAG GCGTCAGTTTTCTTAAATGGAAATGGAACCGGCGAAGGAAGTCACATCTCTATATACATAAAGATTCTTCCCGGAGAGTATGATGCTCTGTTGCGATGGCCATTTTCTCACAGTGTATCTTTCACTATATTCGATCAGACGGTGGTGGCAGAGAAGGCTTGCAATATCGTGGAAAGCTTTATACCGGATCCAACATGGAAGAACTTCCAGAGGCCAAGTCGTGAACCCGATTCTCTTGGTTTTGGTTTCCCTCGATTCGTTTCCCATGAAATGGTCAAGAAACGGCACTTCGTCAAAGACAATACCATGTTTATACGAGTTAAGGTTGATCCTAGTAAAATTGTGGCTGTTTAG
- the Psf2 gene encoding DNA replication complex GINS protein PSF2-like protein, with amino-acid sequence MDPSEVEFLGEKELVTIVPNFTFDMIYLISGTVGPFRAGLPVKVPIWLAVNLKQQQKCRIIAQDWMNVDVLNEVKEDEKLSRLFTKMPSNHYMDEAQLLLSVASDDIPDADGIRTAIKDIWDIRMSKLRTSMDALLKNEGLHGKLDHLTPMEINSVRPLLPHTLDQMLRIQSVAGVAQSQFTEESQ; translated from the exons ATGGATCCGAGTGAAGTAGAATTTCTCGGTGAAAAGGAGTTGGTCACCATTGTACCCAATTTTACTTTCGATATGATATATTTGATCTCGGGAACGGTAGGTCCTTTCCGTGCAGGTTTACCTGTCAAAGTTCCAATTTGGTTAGCAGTGAATCTGAAACAACAACAGAAATGTCGAATTATTGCTCAAGATTGGATGAACGTTGATGTTTTGAATGAAgttaaagaagatgaaaaattatCAAG attattCACGAAAATGCCGAGTAATCACTACATGGACGAAGCACAACTTTTATTAAGTGTTGCGAGTGATGATATACCTGATGCCGATGGAATAAGGACAGCAATAAAG GACATATGGGATATAAGAATGTCTAAGCTTCGTACATCAATGGATGCATTGTTAAAAAATGAAGGTTTGCATGGAAAATTAGACCATTTAACTCCCATGGAAATCAATAGCGTGCGTCCACTATTGCCACATACCTTAGATCAAATGTTGAGAATTCAGagt GTTGCAGGTGTGGCACAGTCTCAGTTTACAGAGGAATCACAATGA
- the Traf4 gene encoding TNF receptor associated factor 4 isoform X2 has translation MVLVARHRLIKSFWKKKRMQPMQSNILYYPIDNNGTIRKIKNSFSNFQDLEAEKAIMGSIVYCIHHKDGCKWSDELRKLKAHLNTCKHDAVPCSNKCGAMIPRVLMEDHLKYTCAQRRARCDFCAKEFTGHTLEKHTGTCGYEPLYCENKCGMKVQRRHLSQHKLGECAKRLVACRYCNKEFVFDTLGAHHAKCGRFPVACPHRCETAVLPREDLEVHLKDHCTTHLLSCTFKDAGCRFKGNRFSLDKHLEESAKMHLSLMCSVVTKQQHQITSLKSAISKLSLNYTGTLIWKITDYSAKMSEAKAKEGMELVSPPFYTSQYGYKLQASVFLNGNGTGEGSHISIYIKILPGEYDALLRWPFSHSVSFTIFDQTVVAEKACNIVESFIPDPTWKNFQRPSREPDSLGFGFPRFVSHEMVKKRHFVKDNTMFIRVKVDPSKIVAV, from the exons AATTTCCAGGACTTGGAAGCAGAAAAGGCAATAATGGGATCAATTGTGTACTGCATACATCACAAAGATGGATGCAAGTGGTCAGATGAACTTCGAAAATTGAAG GCTCACCTGAATACCTGCAAGCACGATGCGGTTCCCTGCAGCAATAAATGCGGCGCAATGATCCCTCGTGTACTCATGGAGGACCATTTGAAGTACACTTGCGCTCAACGACGAGCTCGCTGCGACTTCTGTGCCAAAGAATTCACCGGTCACACACTCGAG AAACACACAGGAACATGCGGTTACGAGCCATTGTACTGCGAGAACAAATGCGGCATGAAGGTGCAAAGAAGGCATCTCAGTCAACACAAACTGGGCGAATGTGCGAAAAGGCTGGTAGCCTGTCGTTATTGCAACAAAGAGTTTGTTTTTGACACGCTAGGTGCCCATCACGCCAAGTGTGGCCGTTTTCCAGTCGCTTGTCCTCATCGTTGTGAAACTGCAGTTTTACCAAGGGAGGATCTCGAAGTCCACTTGAAGGACCATTGCACCACACACCTTTTGTCTTGTACCTTCAAGGATGCTGGGTGTCGTTTCAAG GGAAATAGATTCTCATTGGACAAGCACCTGGAAGAATCAGCAAAGATGCACCTGAGCCTGATGTGCAGTGTAGTAACCAAACAGCAGCACCAGATAACCAGCCTGAAATCAGCAATTAGCAAGTTGTCGTTAAATTATACAGGCACGCTAATATGGAAGATCACAGATTACAGTGCGAAAATGTCCGAGGCAAAGGCCAAGGAGGGAATGGAACTTGTCAGTCCTCCATTCTATACTAGTCAATATGGTTATAAGCTACAG GCGTCAGTTTTCTTAAATGGAAATGGAACCGGCGAAGGAAGTCACATCTCTATATACATAAAGATTCTTCCCGGAGAGTATGATGCTCTGTTGCGATGGCCATTTTCTCACAGTGTATCTTTCACTATATTCGATCAGACGGTGGTGGCAGAGAAGGCTTGCAATATCGTGGAAAGCTTTATACCGGATCCAACATGGAAGAACTTCCAGAGGCCAAGTCGTGAACCCGATTCTCTTGGTTTTGGTTTCCCTCGATTCGTTTCCCATGAAATGGTCAAGAAACGGCACTTCGTCAAAGACAATACCATGTTTATACGAGTTAAGGTTGATCCTAGTAAAATTGTGGCTGTTTAG